The following is a genomic window from uncultured Propionivibrio sp..
TCGCCGGCCAGCGTGGTCGGGACCTCGACGAGATGGATCGTGTTGCCGTGAATGACGGCGTCCGAATAGCGGCGGGTGACGCCGATGCGTTCGATGCTCATGGTTCGGTGCGTGTGTTCGGTCGATGAGCGCGTCATTGTAGCGCGCGCGGCGGTCCGGCTACAGGCCGGTCGATGCGACGGCGAGGGCGAGGCCGAGCGCGACGAGCACGAGACCGATGGCGCGTTCGATCAGGTGGCGGCAACGGCTGGCAATGGCCTGTGCGGCGGCCGACGAGAACGCGCAAGCGACAAGCATGAACCAGACGAGGTGGGCAAGCGACATGAACGCGCCATAGGCGAGCCGGATGGCGAGCGGTGTCTGCGGGGCGATGACCTGGGTAAAGAGCGAAATGATGAACAGGGTTGTCTTCGGGTTGAGCGCATTGGTCAGGAAGCCGATGCGCAACGCCGCAGCGTCGGAAAGGGCCGCGCTGACCGGCGCCGGGCTGCCCGGATCGGCGGGGCGGGCGCGCAGCATGCCGATGCCCAGATAGACGAGA
Proteins encoded in this region:
- a CDS encoding LysE family transporter; amino-acid sequence: MIEAFAVITVTLLAVISPGADFAMVTRNSMLRSRRAGLFTACGIALGVLVHVTYAIAGVSLLMAHATVLLPLIRAAGAAYLVYLGIGMLRARPADPGSPAPVSAALSDAAALRIGFLTNALNPKTTLFIISLFTQVIAPQTPLAIRLAYGAFMSLAHLVWFMLVACAFSSAAAQAIASRCRHLIERAIGLVLVALGLALAVASTGL